A stretch of DNA from Dioscorea cayenensis subsp. rotundata cultivar TDr96_F1 chromosome 4, TDr96_F1_v2_PseudoChromosome.rev07_lg8_w22 25.fasta, whole genome shotgun sequence:
GAGTTGACTGCTTCTTTGATGGTAAGTTCTATCTTGCATGTATCATCATCTTTTATCCATCATTCCGTGGTTACAGTAGAAATTGGcacatttttcttgtgtttcagGTGATTAAGAAAGTCATGAAAATGGAAGCAGCTGTACCCTTCAATGCTCCAGTGGATCCTGTGGCTCTTGGAATTCCTGTAGGTGTGATAGCCTGTTGCTAATATCCATTCAATGACCTTGAATGATGCTATTTATATGTAAAACTTGGTTGGGAATCTCTCCTGTATTCATTAACAAGTGTGAAAATTGTCTTCcaggattattttgatattatagaCACTCCTATGGATTTTGGCACGATATCGCAGAATCTAGAAAATAGTCGCAAGTATAGGAATTCAGAAGATGTATACAAAGATGTGCAGTATATTTGGGATAATTGTTGCAAGTACAACAATAAGGGTGATTACATTGTGGACCTTATGAAACGGGTGAAGAAGAACTTTATGAAGTATTGGACAGACGCTGGGTTGTACACTGACATACCAAGCAGcagtatgtatttctttttctttaactCTAATGCTTTTGATCTTTCCCTTTGCTCATAGTATTGCATTGATGCAGAACGGTTATTTCTGAATCCTCTATTTAATCTGCTTTCTTGGCAACTTGTGTAGAAGACAAAGTTCTCTCTACTTCAttctttgttttgctttattttgattGGGTCATGTTCTGACAATGAGGGTTATCCTTTAGGTCCTGCTGAAACCAACCCTAGTGAAAGTGCAGGACGACCTGGACAGGCTAAGTTACACACAAAGGGCAAGCATAAACGCCGCCGTCTCGGGTATGCTAGTTAATCCTGCACGTTTCTGCTAGTTTCTAAAATCTACAGTAAATCAGATTGATATTTAAAAGGTTATTCACTTGTAatgcttttatcttttatccGCCATCCTTCatattttgatgaataattaACATTCTTAGAGAAATATTTCTTTAGTGTCTAAACTCATGATTTGTGATGATGTTTGTGCAAAAATGCTTGTTGTGGTTATATTTATCACCTGACCTGTAGTCGTATTTATCATTCGTAATGTTATTCTCAAGTTCTGTATCCTTCCATTAAATGGTGCATTATTACTGgaatatgttttttgttttgatgattttaattagttaatttgcaaaatttttgagGCAGTTTACAAGGAATGGTTGATgtgatgttttcatgtattttcactatctTGCCTGCTTAGTATGTTAACTGAAGTATTCCTTTCTGCTGCAGAACTGATCACCACAAaagtgactgcctttgtgctgtATGTGTTGTCAGGCGCCGCAGGAAAGAACGGCAAGAGGACTTAGCTGTGGTGGATAATCAAACAGCAACAAGTGATGTTAGTCTTTCCCGAGACTATAAAGCAGAGGTGGGATCCAATTCTTCCTATTTGTGGCCATCTTAGGAAATTTATTTACTATGAACTTGATGCTAGATCTGCTCTTTTAATAGGACTACTAGTATTTAGAAGCTAGATTGGCGCAAGGAAAACTTGAACcattatatataatagataCAATGTAGTAATCCAGGAAAACCTAACTCGGCAATAATTAACTTTTCTGAATTTCATGCAAGAGACATTTGGtgaagtatttattttaatacaacAACTTATGTTAATTCTGCATGCAGGATTTGTTGCATGTAGGGTCTGCCTTTGTTCTGTATACTTGAGAACCTCCTTAGAGGAGCAAAATGGCATTCAACATTCATAtctatgattaggtttttgatgtATCTTAATATGTCTTCAACATCAGTGCATGTGATTGCttataactatttatatattgacGCTTTTGTTCATCACCATATTCTCTATTCTCCAAATCTTCTGATTCTGAAATTCTAGTTTATCACGAAGCATTTGCAGGAAAAGTCTCCAATAGATAACCTTTATAGTGAGAATGCATCATCAAGTGTGGATCACTCCATGGAAACTGAAGCAAATGTGGATACTGAAGAAGCAGAGAATGAGAAGATCAACTACTTAGAGCGGCCAGAACCGCAGCAGCAAGGTGCAGTTGACAATGAGCTGGAACTGCAACAAAATGCGAGTGGTAGCAGTGAGATGTCGGAGCAGACGCCACTTGAAAATGTTATTCAGGACTCCGACCGACAATCTCAAGAGCCTGAACCTGAGTTTAGGCAACTGGATGACCTGAAAGATGGAGTTCTTCATCAACAAGAAGCCGGGAGACTGCAACCAGTAAGCTTTTGTTTTTGACATTGATGTTCATAGAAGGAAATGTGCATCCGTCGGttttataatttacattttCTGCTTCAGGAATCAGCTGGGAGAAATTATCAAATCAAATTGAGAGAGGAGGATTTGGAGGAGAATCATTCAGCTCTGCAGTTATGCAGAAACCTTTTCTCAACTGACCATAAATCTGTCTGGAACAGCCCCCGTTCCTTGTTTCATCACCGTGCGCCTGTGCAAGACAGCCTCATTCATGCCGCAATCTCGACATTTCTTAAACACTAAAAGAGCATAGCTCATGCTCCGTCCATGCTTTGTCGTCGGAAATCTCTTGCTGTCGAAAATCTCATGCGGTTCTTTTATAAGTTGTAATTGAACTATTTAATGATCTCTTCCTGTAAAAATTGCAATGCTTTTAACCTTGAATCTGTGAATGACTCTATATATACATTCTGACTGGGAGTTGGATTGTGTTAGGGAAGAACTTAATAATTGTACACCAGTGAGGTGAGCTGCTGATAAGATCATAAAACTATTATGAAAATCATGTTtgctaatatatttttattaaattgttttatatatttatataattttatagcgaatttaatttgtaaaaatttatacaaaatagtttatgttttatacaaatttaattaatattttataaaaaaatatataaataaacataattttacagaaaaaaaaaacggtATACACATGAAtcatctcttctctctctctatttgtGTGTGTTTCTCCCCTTGTTGGCAATGGAGGAAGCTGTGGCTGTGGATGATGGTAAGGTGACAATGGAGGAAGCTGTGACTGTGGATGATGGTAGGGATAGAACAGGTAAGTGTAGTTCCTTGAAAGATGATCAATTTTTGTACTAGTTTCCATAAAGCAAATCATGCATGAGTTTGTTGAATAGCTGAAAATTTTCCAatgtattctttccttataaatgtTATAGATTgtgattaataaatatatagtcAGACTGCAGACTAATGCTGCCAATGGTTTTAGTTTTGATTCTATTGAATAATTATATCATAAACCCTACAAAAATCCCCCTTTTGGTGCTTGGAACAATGTACATTTGTGCATTGTGATGTTACTGGTTTTAGTTTTGATTCTATAATTCTATTGAATGTTGATATCATAAACCCTGCAAAATCCCCTCTTGTAGTGCTTACAAAAATGTGCATTTGTGCATGATTTATATGGGCAAGATGATACATGGAACTCTCAAGTTTGTGATGAATGATTTAGATGTGCTAGGGTTGTTAATGGTTTTAATTTGATTCTATTGAATGATATCATAAACTCTTCAAAACCCCCTTTTTCATTGTTTAGACTAATACATTTGTGTATATGGAACTTATTGGAATTGATTTTAGGGACTCTGTGGAGTGCAACAGCTCATGCACTTACAACGATGGTCGGAACAGGGGTGTTGGCATTGCCATGGGTTGTTTCTCAATTAGGTTGGATTTTAGGCTCTATTGCTATAATTTTGTTCGCTTCTGTTACctattacattgttgttcttctcTGTGATTGTTATCGATCCCCTAATCCGATTACTGGGAGCCAAAACTACACATACATGGATGCTATCCAAACATGCCTTGGTAATGTcacttgaaatttatatttatttgttgtttaacCGATGTTGAATCTACTTTTAAAGTACTAATATACATGCATTTGTATCTTATTAGGCGAGATAGATGTATTATTTTGTGGCATTGCACAGTATGCTGTGCTATGGGGTACAATGGTGGGATATTCCATTACTTTGGCTATGTGTGTCCTGTGAGTTGAAATCTTTAGTACTTACTtgtgtttataaaaaattcctCATAAGTATTTCtgataattttccttttttctgcatgtattttatttgcTTAAGAGCTATCAGGATATCACATTGTGTCCATAGATGGGGTCGTAATGCATCGTGCAATGTTTCGGCAGTTAAATATGTTATGATCTATACTATCATACAAGTGTTTTTTGTCACAGTTCTCCAATTTGGAGAAGGTTTCATCCATCTCATTCATTTCAGCAGCAATGTCACTTGTATACTCCTcaattgcattttatttatgtgtgGCTGATTTCTTTATTCACCCAAAGCCAAGAGGAACTTTATTTGGAGTCAAACTTGGGACGAGAAATTTTTCTAGATTAACTAAGGTCTGGGCTTCATTCCAAGCTCTCGGAAATGTAGCTTTTGATTTCACTTATTCCATGTTGCTTATAGAAATTGAGGTATGTCAATATACACGAAAAAATAACTTCTTTTACTTATTAAATATCATTTGCTCAAGTCATTAAACATGCTTGTAATTCTAAGGATACTTTGAGATCTCCACCACCAGAGAGTAAGACGATGAAGATAGCTAGCAAGTACAGCATCCAATTGATGGCATTGTTCTATGTGAATGATACCCTAGGGAATGATACCCCTGGAAACATCCATACAGGGTTATATGAGCCTTCGTGGCTTGTAGATATTGCGAATCTCTCGGTCCTCATACATCTAATTTGCGGATATCAGGTGTGTTTCAATTTTACTAGTTCATACACTtcttgaatatatttttaatgcaaGTCATTCTCCAAGTTGACCAAAAGCTGGAAAGCTGTTCACTATTTAGATTGAAAGCTTATCACCAAGCTAATTTGATCATTCTATTTGTAGCATATGAATTGAGAATGGAGGAGAAATCAATATATTATTAGTAAACCAAAATACTACACAAGACATCCACATTCACAATAGCAGATTCTGGTTATATACTAAGATACCAAATATTTTCAACATTCATGCTAATTCTCTATCGGCAATGTCACCCTGCTTGTTCCAGGTATTTGCACAACCCCTCTTCGCACGGCACAAGAAATGTCTAACTGCAAGATGGCCGAATTCAAGCTTCTCGAACAATGTCTACACTGTAAAACTTCCCTTTACTGCATCAAAATCATTGTAGTTCACCCTTTGCAAGCTTCTTCAATGCAATTCTAGGCTTGTTTGGTGCACTGAGCTTCTGACCGCTAACCGTGCACTACCTATTGACTATGTACATCACTCAAGCAAAGGTGAAGAAGGGACACCTTAAGTGGATAATTCTCCAAGCCATGAGTTTGATCtgtctttttctttcacttGCCAGTGCTATAGGTTCAATTGCAGATATCATTGGACATTTTAAGAATGCTAAATTTTTCAAGATTGAACTCTAATATAtctgtctatatatatatatatatatatatgtttttctgGGTAACTTCAAATATTCAGTTCTTTGCTCTGAAAACTTGTTAATTTCACTAATTTCGATCTGATAGGCTGATACAGTTTCTCCCATTAATTGCTATAAAATAGTTATTTAGACATGTGATACAGATTACATTTCTAGCCGTTCTTGGTGGGATGCTTAGCTTTAACAGCATTGCAAGGATTGGCATCTATCAGCATGTTGAGAACCTCTCTCATGGTTGGACGCGCTGACGGCAACTTCTTCGTGCAGAGTATCGCAATCTTCAAGACTTTGATCATGTCATCCTCAGCAGAAGCAGAAATCTTGGGGTCTAAAACTTGGAAGAACTTCATTCCATCAAGGTGAGTTGATACCCAGTAAACAATGTCTTTCCCTTCGCCGAAAATTGGATCTGTTGGGCTACGTCCTGTCAGTAATTCCAGCAGCACAACTCCAAAGCTATAGATATCACTCTTCTCTGTCAGCTTAACCGAATATGCGAGCTCTGCATTGAATCAAAGATCAGAACCAGTGATTCTTAATTGAAAGGAGTAaccaaatcaaaaacaaaattgatgcaTACCTGGAGCAATGTAACCATGAGTACCAGCAAAGGTAGACAATTCAGACTCTTCGGCAATCTTTGCAATCCCGAAATCAGAAATCTTTGCTTCGTAATCTTCATCTAACAGTATGTTTGTGGATTTGATGTCTCTATGAACAATTGCAGGTGAGCAATCATGGTGCAGATACATCAAGCCTTTGGCAGCCCCAACTGCTATCTTATACCGTTTGTTCCAGTCTAACTCCGGCTTCCCGCCTTTGAATTCGTGGCGAAGAGCTTGATAAAGATTACCATTTGGCATGTATTCAAACACAAGGAAGCTCACTGGACCTTTAGTCATACAAGCATAAAGTTTCAGTATGTTTCTGTGCTTGATCTTGCCCAAGATAACTATTTCCGGCATTATAACTTTTGCGCCTTTGCCTTTCCACAATTGTTTTACTGCAACTGTTCCTCTGTTCTTATTCAGTTCCAATCTGTAAACTTTACCAGCACCTCCACTTCCAATCAAATTGTCTTCTTCCAAGTTACAAATTTCTTCTGGATCAAGTTCTGTTGGATGGAAAGTTTCCACCTTCCAGTTTGAATCGTCTTCCATTCCGTCTTCTGAATCCTTCTGTCTTCTTGATTCTTCAAGTTTGAAGCTCTTGTAACTCACAAATACCAGTCCAAACAATAGGACTATCATGGCCGACATTATCGACATGTAAACCAATCTCTTTCCTGACATTTTCTTCTTATGTTCATGGTTCATATTGCAGACACCCAACAAAGAATCTCTCTGGTTTCTTAAATCACCATTATCATTGATGCAAAGTCCAGCATTCCCAACAAAGGCTTCATCTCCAGCTATAACCAGAAGTTCCGGCGGAATTCTTCCAGATAATTGGTTTCTTGATAAATCAAGTGCACTGAGTTTCAGTGATTGCAAACCATCTGGAATTGAACCTGAAAGTTTGTTTTGAGACAGATTCAGCGAGTTAAGAGATGTCAGCAAGTCTAACCTTTGTGGAATTGAACCACTGAATGAATTATCGGCAAGATTTAAGTCCACCATTTCACTGCACATACTGATTTCTGAAGGTATAGATCCAGAAAACTCGTTGTCCTCCAAATGCAACGACGTTAGTTGTTTCAATTTGCCGATGGTTGAAGGTATTTGTCCAGAAAATGAATTATTCGAAGCCACCAACTTCTGCAGCAAATCAAGGTTTCCAATCTCTGCTGGAAGCTCACCGGAAAACCTGTTATTCTGCACACTGAGTTGAGTAAGACTCTGTGAAATGCCAATAACTGAAGATATTCCTCCTGTGAAACCATTATCTGATACATCGATGATCACAGCAGAAGGTAATCCCCATAGACCATCAGGAACCTTTCCGGTGAATTGATTCTGATTGATCCTAAACCTCACCAGTGACTTGCAACGTGCATAAGTATCCGGGAACTCACCGTCGAAGTTGTTCCCAAGAGCAAGCAGAAAATTCAACTTGTTGGTCTGGCATAAGTACCTGGGGAAGCTGCCGGAGAAGTTGTTTTCAGATATATCGATACTGGCAAGTGGCGCATAGCGGGCGAAGTTTGCAGGGAACTCACCAGAGAAATTGTTTTCATATAAAGAGAAGCCAATTAGGAACTCCAAGTCACCGAAAACCCGGAGGAAGTTCACCGGACAAATTGTTGCTGAATACTTGAAACACCTTCAATTTCTTCAGTGTGCCAAGTTTTGGAGGGAGTGTTCCACTCAGTTGATTATGGGAGACATCAATTTCAAGCAGGTTGCTGAGTTCTGCTATTTCTGCTGGGAACTCTCCAGTGAGATTATTCTGAAATAGCTCGATCTTTGAAAGGTTTCTTAGATTGGATATGCCTTTCGGAAATTCTCCGACAAGATGGTTCTTTGAAAGATCCAATGTCTCCAGTGATGTGAATTGGGAAATGAAAGCTGGAATCTCTCCTCTGAGATTGCATTGCTTCAAGAACAAACTTGTCAAGTTCTTCAGATTGCCAATGCTCTCCAGACTCCCTCCTTCGTCGAAGTTATTTTCCGCCAAGCCAAGGTTGACAAGGCTAGTGAGCCCACCAATCCATGCAGGAAATTCACCGGTGAATTTGTTGTCAGAAACATCAAGAGTTGTCAAGTTTGTCAAAGAAGAAAGATTAGGCAAGTTCCCACCGAGCTTGTTATACGAAACATTGAGAACCTGCAAACCTGAGCACTTCACAATCTCTGCAGGGAGAGTGCCAGAGATTTGATTCTCTCCAAGCTCAAGAGTTTTCAGGCTCTCAAGTTTAGAAACCGAAGCCGATATGTTGCCCGAAAGAGACCAGTTCGTAAGCGAAACACCGATGACTTGCCCGGAGGTTGTAACATCACAAGTAACACCATGAAACTGGCAGGGGGATTGAGATTCAATCCAGTTATCAAGATAGTTCAGAGGATCAATCAGCTGGCTTTTGAACTCCAGAAGAGCTTTAGTTTCAATTGATTGAGAATTTGAGATTGTGGTCAAGCACAGCAAAACAAGAGCAGCAGCAAACATGAACTTCTTTTGCCATCACAGCAGCAAAAACAAGTTCAATCTTTGGAATTCACTGAAAATGAGAATTACAACTCTGAATCAAACTTGATGTTTGGATTTGCAGCAAATAAACAGAAAAGTGAATGAAGTGAGTACCTGAAAAACAATACCTTGAATTGAAATCAAGCACAAAACTCAGCAGTTTCACTTCAGATATCGTTCTAAGAATTCAGGAAATGGAGAatgattgaagaaaaaaaaaaggaaactttGAGAACATCAAACCAAGAgaagaaacaaaggatttgaACATGGATCTAATGATTGAGTGAGTGATTTGTTTATGGGGATTGGAGCAAGTTCACAGAGGGATCCAACAAAGAGACAAAGATGATGCTAAGGTTTTTGTAGCCTCTCTTGGCTTTATTGTTAGGCCTTGGCGCCATATCTAGTTAGGTAAAATTCAGTCTTAGTCCTTGCGGAtactaaaagtttttttatttattggtgCCTATAATTTTATCACTTCCTTTTTGTTATGATTGGTGTGCAATTCAATATGATATTTTTTGTGGggaccaaaaaataaaataaaatttcctgTTCTTTTCCTGGTTTTTTTTCATCCATAcacctgcaaaaaaaaaaaaaattaattgattatataattattatatctaTACATCTAATAAAGAGGCAAGAGATATTTAAATTAGAGGTTAAAAAATAgtgttattataaaataatttaataatttaataaaataacacatgattaactACTTAGGTATAAATAATTTCAGATTATTATAAGGGTATGTATGTAAAAAACCCTTGTTGATACATTTGTCTTTCTATGTTTGATTTGATGGCACTTTGTTAGttaataattaagtattaattaaatttttaataaagaaacaaTTTGAGCCATGTCATCAAATATCCATTCATTAACTTTATCCtctatattttattagtttggTGAGCCTTGAACCCTTCCTTCTCAAACTATTCTTCTAATTTCTAAGTGTTGGAGGGTGTGATATGCAATTATTTTatgcattcatttttttttaactttaaaaatttaattatttgcaaataaattataatagaagaaaaaaaatcctttaaaaaaaaagttgaaagataAGACAAGCACAAGAACAAAGAACAAATCCCTTTGCATCAAACCAACAcaatttgttgttatttttggacttttataaaaaaatcccaaaattaGTGTTCATGGATATTCATCACTATCAAAACTTGTCACCACCCAATTatcacattaattatttaatttagtattactaaaaatattaatactaattttgtaattaatccATAATTAATCATAAGCTTTCATTATTGATATATCCATATTTAggatacattaaaaaataacaagaaagttaattatataagtaataataatgatattgtggactaataaaaacaatttaacaatCATGGggcttaattaaaaaaaaaattatatatgcaagtaattatgtaataaataaaaataataataaaaaaacatactaaCGTGCCGCCCTTGATGCGTGAgagaaagaacaaagaaaagatattgtaagaataatgaaaatgaaatagaGAGATGTTGATGATTGAATCTTAATTTGTTAGAGTTTGTGATGTTGTTATCAAGCTAATGGCCCCATTTTTATTTGGTCGGCGGTTCTAAATGGACccataatattataaataaataaatatatatatatatatatatatatatatatatatatatatatatatatatatatatatatttcatttgatagattaataattcattgcttcttgttttatcttgttattatgtaataaaaaaaagcacatgttattttgtatatatatatatatatatatatatatatatatatagggcagCTTATCAGTGCAAGTCtctaactattaattttaaattgggGTATTTATCacttagtataaaaaaaaaacaattagaggtttaaaactaaatttcaaaatagagcttttaatttatttagtattttttttattttttaaatacctaTATGAGATGTTAATCTTTAATATGGTTATGAGAATTTATTATCACTTAAATAGGTGTTTTTAAATGTATAAGGAAAAGTTAaagaataaagataaaatataccaatatagataatttaattttttttataattaaaataactgTAGGTTATTTGGAAACAAAAGTGCTTTAAATATCTtagatttcaaattatttattttaatatcttaatttactattttaaattttaaaaattagttgaaattatattatattaattaaggattatttttccccaaaaaaaataatttattaatttattataataaataattatttagaaGCCGCCCATAAAACAATGGTTTAAAATACCTTACCCTTGGACATCACCGTgcattatatatgaaaaaattatatatatatatatatatatatatatatatatatatatatatatatatatatatatatatatatatacctccaaaaaatttaatatttgaggaTATATcctctataaaaaaatatatttgcatGCATACTATGGTTAATGAAAAAACCTTAACATgatcaaaatcagaaaaaaacaataataagtttatatctatatttttaacattttgattcaattgtattataaaaaacaggtctaatattttttatagtgtAGTAAATAGTTAACTATAATTGAGTTTGTATATGTCTCACACTAATTAAGTATTAAGACATTTGATTTCATGGGGAAGTCAAGGGTTTAATTTTctattcttatattaatgttatttgGATTGCTACATAATATTGCAttgcatgttaaaaaaattaatatttaaaaataataataataatcgaTGGTATATTTTTCAAtgcattgaaaaataatattgaaaccAAAAGATAAAGTGAGAGAAGAACGGAGGATTGACAAGATAGTTTACCTAAATACTTTTAGGTCTGTATATTAAAGAGTAGCATAATGCTTgattcttttctcttcttttttttccaacACAATGCCAATATTTGTTCCAAAAATATCTTTTCTGAATCATGGAGAGAAAGatgcaattaaattaattattcactATTAATTTTATCCTATACTTTGTCGAAGaaacattcaatattaattatttataacttAAAATGTATTTAGATCAATTTATATTTGAAGCCAATAATTTTTTAGTAGAAGAAACACTCTGTATTTATAAAGATGGCGCGCTCTGTAACAATGAAATTTACATCtaacaattattataaatttatatacattatcaaataatgataaacaataccaaacattaattatatatagtagataataataattttacatagtttttatataaataataatcattagatgatgatctaatgaccatataataataattttttataacttttatataaataataactcttagttgataatttaataattattgttaaatatttttagataataataaCTCCAAACACTTAACCAAATGAAGTCttgccatttaaaaaaaaaccaattaggttatatattgttattatatcTTCCCACTTTTCAACAACCAGATTCCAgccaaaggaaaaataataataataataatgaaataaaaatccaaaactttttataaattatgttaaattaatatatattacgTGTGATTCGAACTTTTGCAAAGATATAaacccaacaaaaataaataaaataaaataaaataaaaaaagaacctTGTAATTGTGCCATTGTGGGGTTACGCAACTCCCCCCACTAACTTTTCAAAGGTTTGCCCAACATTCAAAGAATGGTCCATCACGACCCCCCTTACCATTTTATAGatgtttcttctttttcgttttttttgaataaatgtgAATAAGTCAATGTCAGGAA
This window harbors:
- the LOC120258927 gene encoding bromodomain testis-specific protein isoform X1; translation: MKRKRGSKAGHKKGKKKTKAAVDALASAPVSVNTEEVVCSDEANGSPHNSEMDIDQASLGSEKPGHMSNINGDPPANTATGKLSHGRVKLKLKSSKALEPHQSYSDAQTPSDTDKSNAQVGLDKLDASIHKDEDNLHSDGQTSEMQKTAVVKYTKKKGSIKIKSSQALGISSGTVHEKQVNKISIPKIPGEQVLVHADDGKSRDASLPRNLRQRGTKELYMDSRYNEKELTASLMVIKKVMKMEAAVPFNAPVDPVALGIPDYFDIIDTPMDFGTISQNLENSRKYRNSEDVYKDVQYIWDNCCKYNNKGDYIVDLMKRVKKNFMKYWTDAGLYTDIPSSSPAETNPSESAGRPGQAKLHTKGKHKRRRLGTDHHKSDCLCAVCVVRRRRKERQEDLAVVDNQTATSDVSLSRDYKAEHLQEKSPIDNLYSENASSSVDHSMETEANVDTEEAENEKINYLERPEPQQQGAVDNELELQQNASGSSEMSEQTPLENVIQDSDRQSQEPEPEFRQLDDLKDGVLHQQEAGRLQPESAGRNYQIKLREEDLEENHSALQLCRNLFSTDHKSVWNSPRSLFHHRAPVQDSLIHAAISTFLKH
- the LOC120258927 gene encoding bromodomain-containing factor 2 isoform X3, producing the protein MKRKRGSKAGHKKGKKKTKAAVDALASAPVSVNTEEVVCSDEANGSPHNSEMDIDQASLGSEKPGHMSNINGDPPANTATGKLSHGRVKLKLKSSKALEPHQSYSDAQTPSDTDKSNAQVGLDKLDASIHKDEDNLHSDGQTSEMQKTAVVKYTKKKGSIKIKSSQALGISSGTVHEKQVNKISIPKIPGEQVLVHADDGKSRDASLPRNLRQRGTKELYMDSRYNEKELTASLMVIKKVMKMEAAVPFNAPVDPVALGIPDYFDIIDTPMDFGTISQNLENSRKYRNSEDVYKDVQYIWDNCCKYNNKGDYIVDLMKRVKKNFMKYWTDAGLYTDIPSSSPAETNPSESAGRPGQAKLHTKGKHKRRRLGRRRKERQEDLAVVDNQTATSDVSLSRDYKAEHLQEKSPIDNLYSENASSSVDHSMETEANVDTEEAENEKINYLERPEPQQQGAVDNELELQQNASGSSEMSEQTPLENVIQDSDRQSQEPEPEFRQLDDLKDGVLHQQEAGRLQPESAGRNYQIKLREEDLEENHSALQLCRNLFSTDHKSVWNSPRSLFHHRAPVQDSLIHAAISTFLKH
- the LOC120258927 gene encoding bromodomain-containing factor 2 isoform X2; this translates as MKRKRGSKAGHKKGKKKTKAAVDALASAPVSVNTEEVVCSDEANGSPHNSEMDIDQASLGSEKPGHMSNINGDPPANTATGKLSHGRVKLKLKSSKALEPHQSYSDAQTPSDTDKSNAQVGLDKLDASIHKDEDNLHSDGQTSEMQKTAVVKYTKKKGSIKIKSSQALGISSGTVHEKQVNKISIPKIPGEQVLVHADDGKSRDASLPRNLRQRGTKELYMDSRYNEKELTASLMVIKKVMKMEAAVPFNAPVDPVALGIPDYFDIIDTPMDFGTISQNLENSRKYRNSEDVYKDVQYIWDNCCKYNNKGDYIVDLMKRVKKNFMKYWTDAGLYTDIPSSSPAETNPSESAGRPGQAKLHTKGKHKRRRLGTDHHKSDCLCAVCVVRRRRKERQEDLAVVDNQTATSDVSLSRDYKAEEKSPIDNLYSENASSSVDHSMETEANVDTEEAENEKINYLERPEPQQQGAVDNELELQQNASGSSEMSEQTPLENVIQDSDRQSQEPEPEFRQLDDLKDGVLHQQEAGRLQPESAGRNYQIKLREEDLEENHSALQLCRNLFSTDHKSVWNSPRSLFHHRAPVQDSLIHAAISTFLKH
- the LOC120258927 gene encoding bromodomain testis-specific protein isoform X4, whose amino-acid sequence is MKRKRGSKAGHKKGKKKTKAAVDALASAPVSVNTEEVVCSDEANGSPHNSEMDIDQASLGSEKPGHMSNINGDPPANTATGKLSHGRVKLKLKSSKALEPHQSYSDAQTPSDTDKSNAQVGLDKLDASIHKDEDNLHSDGQTSEMQKTAVVKYTKKKGSIKIKSSQALGISSGTVHEKQVNKISIPKIPGEQVLVHADDGKSRDASLPRNLRQRGTKELYMDSRYNEKELTASLMVIKKVMKMEAAVPFNAPVDPVALGIPDYFDIIDTPMDFGTISQNLENSRKYRNSEDVYKDVQYIWDNCCKYNNKGDYIVDLMKRVKKNFMKYWTDAGLYTDIPSSSPAETNPSESAGRPGQAKLHTKGKHKRRRLGRRRKERQEDLAVVDNQTATSDVSLSRDYKAEEKSPIDNLYSENASSSVDHSMETEANVDTEEAENEKINYLERPEPQQQGAVDNELELQQNASGSSEMSEQTPLENVIQDSDRQSQEPEPEFRQLDDLKDGVLHQQEAGRLQPESAGRNYQIKLREEDLEENHSALQLCRNLFSTDHKSVWNSPRSLFHHRAPVQDSLIHAAISTFLKH
- the LOC120258755 gene encoding amino acid permease 5-like; translation: MEEAVAVDDGKVTMEEAVTVDDGRDRTGTLWSATAHALTTMVGTGVLALPWVVSQLGWILGSIAIILFASVTYYIVVLLCDCYRSPNPITGSQNYTYMDAIQTCLGEIDVLFCGIAQYAVLWGTMVGYSITLAMCVLAIRISHCVHRWGRNASCNVSAVKYVMIYTIIQVFFVTVLQFGEGYFEISTTRE